Part of the Paenibacillus sp. FSL R7-0273 genome is shown below.
AATTCCTTTCCGGCTGTATTCCGGAGATCTCTATGTGGCAGTATCCGCAGAGGCGGTCGTTCCTTTAATGATTGAGATTGCCACTGATCTTCAGGCAGATATTATAGAAGGTTAGCAATTGAAGTACAGTAACCGTCGATTAATTACTAATGAAGGAGTATAACTATGCAGCTGATACAACCACAACATATACAGTCACGGATAAATGAATTATCCGGCCGGGATTTATTTCTTCATCTTGAGCTTACTTCTGGCGCCTATGCCAATCATCTGGACAGCAGCCGCCATCCGGCTTCCGCTTTTATCAGCAATGCTGTTATCCGTTATACTCAGGGTTCCATCTCAGGAACCGGACCGTACCGGGTCGGATTGAAGACGGAGCTAGGCTGGATTTATGCCGAAGGGCTTACCCATATAGATGAGCAGGATACACAGCGCCTTATTCTCGCCGGGCATGACAGCCAGGGCAAGCTGGTGGTCGCACTGCAGCTGAGTCTGGAGGCATTCTGATGAAAATGGAGGAACAGACTATCATGAGTACCAAACAAACGGGGGGTATCCGGCGTATTCTGGCCGTGCTCCCGCATCCGGATGATGAGTCCTTTGTTGCTGCAGGAACGTTGGCCAAATACATAGCCGAAGGCACACAGGTTACCTTTGCCTGCCTGACTCTGGGTGAAATGGGCCGGAATATGGGCATCCCGCCCTTCGCGAACCGGGTTACTCTGCCGGGCATCCGTAAGCTGGAGCTGGAAGCCTCATGCCGGGCGATCGGCATTCAGGATCTTAGAATGCTTGGCTTCCATGACAAGATGATCGAATTTGAGGACCAGGAGCTGCTGGATGGAGCTATTCTGGGACTGCTGCAGGAATTGAAGCCGGAGCTGGTGATCACCTTCTACCCCGGCTACAGCGTGCATCCCGATCATGATGCAACCGGGGCAGCTGTTGTCCGGACCATCGGGCAGCTTCCGG
Proteins encoded:
- a CDS encoding YojF family protein, with amino-acid sequence MQLIQPQHIQSRINELSGRDLFLHLELTSGAYANHLDSSRHPASAFISNAVIRYTQGSISGTGPYRVGLKTELGWIYAEGLTHIDEQDTQRLILAGHDSQGKLVVALQLSLEAF
- the bshB2 gene encoding bacillithiol biosynthesis deacetylase BshB2 gives rise to the protein MSTKQTGGIRRILAVLPHPDDESFVAAGTLAKYIAEGTQVTFACLTLGEMGRNMGIPPFANRVTLPGIRKLELEASCRAIGIQDLRMLGFHDKMIEFEDQELLDGAILGLLQELKPELVITFYPGYSVHPDHDATGAAVVRTIGQLPEEERPVVLCSAFSSNHEQMIGRADVTVDVTAFLVPKMASIQAHRSQFQAAELVGSRVLTQEEIISRYGTEQFWTYRFS